The following are from one region of the Paenibacillus sp. JZ16 genome:
- the lepB gene encoding signal peptidase I, protein MEKDQHQEAIETNVGKPAKKAKNELVEWLKALLIALVLVVLIRWLLFKPFIVQGPSMEPNFVSNQKLIVNEILYDIRKPERGEVIVFHVPDEGRDFIKRVIAVAGDTVKVEGDKVLVNGEPVNETYIQEAIDQAHAENRLYNNTDFPNSFVQDGVVPEGHVFVMGDNRSNSTDSRMIGYVPLGDIIGRADLIFWPIKDIGLINH, encoded by the coding sequence ATGGAGAAAGATCAACACCAGGAGGCCATTGAAACCAACGTGGGGAAACCGGCCAAAAAGGCTAAGAACGAGCTTGTAGAATGGCTGAAGGCTCTTCTCATTGCTCTGGTTCTCGTCGTTCTCATTCGCTGGCTTCTCTTTAAACCGTTTATTGTGCAGGGTCCATCCATGGAACCTAACTTTGTATCCAATCAGAAGCTGATCGTCAACGAGATTTTATATGATATCCGCAAACCCGAGCGTGGAGAAGTTATCGTGTTCCATGTTCCTGATGAGGGCAGGGATTTCATTAAACGCGTAATTGCAGTTGCTGGTGATACGGTTAAAGTTGAAGGCGATAAAGTGCTTGTCAACGGGGAGCCTGTGAATGAAACCTACATACAGGAAGCAATTGATCAAGCTCATGCTGAAAACAGATTATACAATAACACGGACTTTCCGAACTCGTTCGTTCAGGACGGCGTTGTGCCAGAAGGCCATGTGTTTGTGATGGGGGACAACCGCTCCAACAGCACGGACAGCCGTATGATAGGATATGTTCCTTTGGGGGATATTATCGGGCGAGCAGACTTGATCTTCTGGCCGATTAAAGACATAGGGCTCATCAACCATTAG
- the rplS gene encoding 50S ribosomal protein L19: MNIVQAITQEQLRKDIPSFRPGDTLKVHVKVIEGTRERIQLFEGVVIKRRGGGISETFTVRKISYGVGVERTFPINSPKIDKIEVARRGKVRRAKLYYLRELRGKAARIKEIRR, translated from the coding sequence ATGAATATCGTTCAAGCGATTACTCAAGAACAACTTCGTAAAGATATTCCGAGCTTTCGTCCTGGTGATACTTTAAAAGTACACGTTAAGGTTATCGAGGGAACTCGTGAGCGTATCCAGTTGTTTGAAGGTGTAGTAATTAAACGTCGCGGTGGCGGAATCAGTGAGACTTTTACCGTTCGTAAAATTTCTTACGGTGTTGGTGTGGAAAGAACTTTCCCAATCAACTCGCCTAAAATCGATAAAATCGAAGTGGCTCGCCGTGGTAAAGTGCGTCGTGCGAAGCTTTATTATCTTCGTGAACTGCGCGGTAAAGCAGCGAGAATTAAAGAAATTCGTCGTTAA